The Clostridioides sp. ES-S-0010-02 genome window below encodes:
- a CDS encoding PTS sugar transporter subunit IIA, with product MITKKHAVIVKSLSNKDGYMTSNELAIKLDVSTKTIKRYIADLNGILSKYDLEIDSSRGIGYKLSGSKTNISKAVKEANKYINGFLDDSEEARMSNIICMLINRNYMSIEVMAEELNLSIAAINKLSSKLKRKLEKYDLVIKSKPYYGSYIYGEEINIRQLITDYAIKLDEKSKIKVFLDDISENDINCIESILEKHLREKETIISDKDFNLLLSKIIVSVFRSKRGHSKNINLIDTGYRFHNYSFIEKLMKEISDKVGFKLIEDEVIYISNYSGVIAYRGAQGIKNASEIEERISSVISSALQDILLISGSDYTKDEEFMIAISDHIKRFLNRAKANIKSNNPLLHQIKEKFPIAFNLAVFLSNKLETEFNLKLDEDELGYIAIHFAASNERMKKNTSKKICIVCHYGIGTGQLLSEKLKQNISDLNVVGVYPFRYLDMAIGQDVDLVVSTVELKGYEKPVLYIENIFDDSLIENVNKAFYEKEERRKIISNMFDERAFFSIKANTKEEVILSLSNKLKERDFIEESSIKSIIDRENISSTEIGNLVAIPHTIVKGDKKSIIGVGILENPIIWDKQEVQLVFMVFFNTKEKHNFSIFKYLYNFIKDEGGVRGIIKICDFNKLMALIGN from the coding sequence ATGATAACTAAGAAACATGCAGTAATAGTAAAAAGTTTAAGCAATAAAGATGGATATATGACATCAAATGAACTAGCTATTAAATTAGATGTATCTACTAAAACTATTAAAAGATATATAGCAGATTTAAATGGTATTTTGAGTAAGTATGATTTAGAAATAGATTCTTCAAGAGGTATAGGATATAAGCTAAGTGGCTCTAAAACCAACATATCAAAAGCTGTAAAAGAAGCAAATAAATATATAAATGGTTTCTTGGATGATTCTGAAGAAGCAAGGATGTCAAATATAATATGTATGCTGATTAACAGAAATTATATGAGTATAGAAGTAATGGCAGAAGAATTAAATCTAAGTATAGCAGCCATAAATAAATTATCTAGTAAGCTTAAAAGAAAACTTGAAAAGTATGACTTAGTTATAAAATCTAAACCTTATTATGGAAGCTATATATATGGTGAAGAAATTAATATAAGACAGTTGATTACTGATTATGCAATAAAGTTGGATGAGAAGAGTAAAATCAAAGTATTTTTGGATGATATCAGTGAAAACGATATAAATTGCATAGAAAGTATTTTAGAAAAGCATTTAAGAGAAAAAGAAACAATAATTTCAGATAAAGACTTTAATCTTTTACTTTCAAAAATAATAGTTTCTGTGTTTAGAAGTAAGAGAGGTCATAGCAAAAATATAAATTTAATAGATACAGGATATAGATTTCATAATTACAGTTTTATAGAAAAGCTTATGAAAGAAATATCTGATAAAGTTGGATTTAAACTTATTGAAGATGAAGTAATTTATATTTCCAATTATTCTGGTGTAATAGCATATAGAGGTGCACAAGGAATAAAAAATGCAAGTGAAATTGAAGAAAGAATAAGTAGCGTTATAAGTAGTGCTCTTCAAGATATACTGCTTATTTCAGGAAGTGACTATACAAAAGATGAAGAGTTTATGATAGCGATATCTGACCATATAAAGAGGTTTTTAAATAGAGCAAAAGCTAATATAAAATCTAATAATCCTCTGCTTCATCAAATAAAAGAGAAATTTCCAATAGCTTTTAACTTAGCTGTGTTTTTATCAAATAAGCTAGAAACTGAATTTAATTTAAAATTAGATGAAGATGAACTTGGATATATAGCTATTCACTTTGCTGCTTCAAATGAAAGAATGAAAAAAAATACAAGTAAGAAAATTTGTATAGTTTGTCATTATGGTATAGGCACAGGTCAGCTTCTTTCTGAAAAATTAAAGCAGAATATAAGTGACTTAAATGTTGTAGGTGTTTATCCATTTAGATATCTTGATATGGCAATAGGTCAAGATGTTGATTTGGTAGTATCAACAGTTGAATTAAAAGGATATGAAAAGCCAGTCTTATATATAGAAAATATATTTGATGATAGCCTAATTGAAAACGTAAACAAAGCCTTTTATGAAAAGGAAGAAAGAAGAAAAATAATAAGTAATATGTTTGATGAAAGAGCTTTTTTCAGTATAAAAGCAAATACAAAAGAAGAAGTTATACTTTCGCTTTCAAACAAGTTAAAAGAAAGAGACTTTATAGAAGAAAGCTCAATAAAAAGTATAATAGATAGAGAAAATATTTCATCAACTGAAATAGGAAATCTAGTAGCTATACCTCACACAATAGTGAAGGGAGATAAAAAATCTATAATCGGAGTTGGAATACTTGAAAATCCAATAATTTGGGATAAGCAAGAAGTTCAACTAGTATTTATGGTATTTTTTAATACTAAAGAAAAACATAATTTTTCAATATTTAAATACCTTTACAATTTTATAAAAGATGAAGGTGGAGTAAGAGGAATTATTAAAATATGTGACTTTAATAAATTAATGGCACTGATAGGTAATTAA
- a CDS encoding PTS sugar transporter subunit IIA has protein sequence MGTNIFNKEYVFLNTEAKSKVEVLKFIAKKAKELNLTEDENLVYEGLAAREEQFTTNLGESIAIPHTKNDAIENPAVVVLKFNDNVVWNEGEDNVKLAISLLMPGKSKENIHLKLLSSLSRKLINKDFKDSLLKSDNVEEIANLINEALGL, from the coding sequence ATGGGAACAAACATATTTAACAAAGAATATGTATTTTTAAATACTGAGGCTAAGTCTAAGGTTGAGGTTTTAAAATTTATAGCTAAGAAAGCTAAAGAATTAAATTTAACAGAAGATGAAAATCTAGTATACGAAGGCTTAGCAGCTAGAGAAGAGCAATTTACTACAAATTTGGGAGAATCTATAGCAATACCTCATACTAAAAATGATGCAATTGAAAATCCAGCAGTAGTGGTACTAAAGTTTAATGATAATGTTGTTTGGAATGAAGGTGAGGACAATGTCAAATTGGCAATAAGTTTGCTTATGCCAGGAAAAAGTAAAGAAAACATACACCTTAAATTATTATCGTCTCTTTCAAGAAAATTAATAAATAAAGATTTTAAAGATTCTCTTTTAAAGAGTGATAATGTGGAAGAAATCGCTAATTTAATAAATGAAGCTTTAGGTTTATAG
- a CDS encoding PTS fructose transporter subunit IIB — translation MNKKLVALCACPMGLAHTFMAAEAIEQAAKALGYEAKVETQGADGVQNELTREDILGATMIIHAVAITPEGMERFDGCEVYEVELQEAIKNAEGVIKEIEEDLGI, via the coding sequence ATGAATAAAAAATTAGTAGCATTATGTGCTTGTCCAATGGGACTAGCTCACACTTTTATGGCAGCAGAAGCAATAGAGCAAGCTGCAAAGGCATTAGGTTATGAAGCAAAAGTTGAAACTCAAGGTGCAGATGGTGTGCAAAATGAATTAACAAGAGAAGACATATTAGGAGCAACTATGATAATACATGCAGTAGCAATAACACCAGAAGGTATGGAAAGATTTGATGGTTGTGAAGTTTATGAGGTTGAATTACAAGAGGCTATAAAGAATGCAGAAGGTGTTATAAAGGAAATAGAAGAGGATTTAGGAATATAA
- a CDS encoding PTS fructose transporter subunit IIC: MAIKKKVINSSGASTTGGNNAGKTTPSNPTQSKGNGKWKEISKHIMTGISYMIPVLVMGGLIGALSQLIPYAILGLDPSVGIVDAMNSGEFTGFKLSLLNMAQLMSNFGFTLFGFAIPLFAAFCANSIGGKTALIAGFIGGYIANKPVGVPQFVDGQWTEVVPVASGFLGAILIAFIIGYFVKWLNKSIKVSHNWLAFKTTFLIPLIASLTCMVLMIFIITPFGGLINESMKNFLTAAGAAGEYVYATALAAATAFDLGGPINKAAGFVALGLTTENVLPITARTIAIVVPPIGLGLTTLLDKRLVGRRVYDRQFYQAGKTSIFLSFMGISEGAIPFALERPGFVIPLNIVGSIIGAITGIVLGAIQWFPESAIWAWPLVDNLFGYVIGIAVGAIFIAVGNVFYRNKLIKDGKLVVDYID; this comes from the coding sequence ATGGCAATCAAGAAAAAAGTTATAAACAGTTCAGGTGCTTCTACAACAGGAGGCAATAACGCAGGAAAAACTACTCCATCTAATCCAACTCAATCAAAGGGAAATGGAAAATGGAAAGAAATTAGTAAACATATAATGACAGGTATATCATATATGATACCAGTCTTAGTAATGGGTGGACTTATAGGAGCTTTATCTCAATTAATACCATATGCAATATTAGGGCTTGACCCATCTGTAGGTATAGTTGATGCTATGAACTCAGGTGAATTTACAGGATTTAAACTTAGCCTTTTAAACATGGCACAATTAATGTCAAACTTCGGATTTACTCTGTTTGGATTTGCAATACCACTATTTGCAGCATTCTGTGCAAATTCTATAGGTGGAAAAACAGCCCTAATCGCAGGATTTATAGGTGGATATATAGCTAATAAACCTGTAGGTGTACCACAATTCGTAGATGGACAATGGACAGAAGTTGTACCAGTTGCATCAGGATTCTTAGGTGCAATATTAATCGCATTTATAATAGGATATTTTGTAAAATGGTTAAATAAATCTATAAAAGTTTCTCATAACTGGTTAGCTTTTAAAACAACATTTTTAATACCACTAATAGCATCATTAACTTGTATGGTATTGATGATATTTATAATAACTCCATTTGGTGGATTAATTAATGAAAGTATGAAAAACTTCTTAACAGCAGCAGGAGCAGCGGGAGAATATGTATATGCAACAGCTTTAGCAGCAGCTACAGCATTTGACTTAGGTGGACCAATAAATAAAGCAGCAGGATTCGTTGCACTTGGTTTGACTACAGAAAATGTACTACCAATAACAGCAAGAACAATAGCTATAGTTGTTCCTCCAATTGGATTAGGACTTACAACTTTATTAGATAAAAGATTAGTGGGAAGAAGAGTATATGATAGACAATTCTATCAAGCAGGAAAAACTTCTATATTCCTATCATTTATGGGTATATCAGAGGGAGCAATACCATTTGCACTTGAGAGACCAGGTTTTGTTATACCTTTAAATATCGTAGGAAGTATAATAGGAGCTATTACAGGTATAGTTTTAGGGGCAATTCAGTGGTTCCCAGAGTCAGCTATATGGGCATGGCCTCTAGTAGATAACTTATTTGGATATGTAATAGGTATAGCAGTTGGTGCTATATTCATAGCTGTAGGAAATGTATTTTACAGAAATAAATTAATAAAGGATGGTAAACTTGTTGTAGATTATATTGATTAA
- a CDS encoding aminopeptidase P family protein — translation MNKIEKIRKYLKEYNVDGILINSSTNKFYIGNLFSSSGYVFITKDKQYIIVDFRYFEEVKRKSDLFDVILMDKNRTYFDIINDICRNQNIKEIGFEGSEVSFDSYKSMNNKLNVTLKSIDLSTLRKEKDEDEIKYIKKACEIVDATFYHIIDFIKVGMTERQVENEIVRFIKELGGQKESFDTIVASGLRGALPHGKASEKIIEYGDFVTFDFGAKYNNYCSDITRTICMGTTNKELEKIYNIVKKANEECIKVLKPGMTAGEIDKVARDIISSYGYGDNFGHNLGHGVGIMVHEYPALTSESNEVLKEGMVVTIEPGIYVPELGGVRIEDDVLITQDGCMRLTISTKDLIVVN, via the coding sequence ATGAATAAAATAGAAAAAATAAGAAAGTATCTTAAAGAGTATAATGTAGATGGAATTCTTATTAATAGTTCTACCAATAAGTTTTATATTGGAAATCTATTTAGTTCATCAGGCTATGTTTTTATAACGAAAGATAAACAATATATAATAGTAGATTTTAGATACTTTGAAGAAGTTAAAAGAAAATCAGATTTATTTGATGTTATATTAATGGATAAAAATAGAACGTATTTTGATATAATTAATGATATTTGCAGAAATCAAAATATAAAAGAAATTGGCTTTGAAGGAAGTGAAGTATCTTTTGACTCATATAAAAGTATGAATAACAAATTAAATGTAACTTTAAAATCAATTGATTTATCTACTTTAAGAAAAGAGAAAGATGAAGATGAAATAAAATATATAAAAAAAGCTTGTGAAATAGTAGATGCTACGTTTTATCATATAATTGACTTTATAAAAGTTGGTATGACTGAAAGACAAGTAGAAAATGAAATTGTAAGATTCATAAAAGAATTAGGCGGACAAAAAGAATCATTCGACACTATAGTTGCATCTGGTTTGAGAGGAGCCTTACCTCATGGAAAAGCTAGTGAAAAAATTATAGAATATGGAGATTTTGTTACATTTGATTTTGGAGCAAAGTATAATAATTATTGTTCAGACATTACTAGAACTATTTGTATGGGAACTACAAATAAAGAACTAGAAAAAATATATAATATAGTAAAGAAAGCTAATGAAGAGTGTATAAAGGTTTTAAAGCCAGGTATGACTGCTGGTGAAATAGATAAGGTTGCAAGAGATATAATTAGTTCATATGGATATGGTGATAATTTTGGACACAATCTGGGTCATGGTGTAGGTATTATGGTTCATGAGTATCCAGCATTAACTTCAGAATCAAATGAAGTATTAAAAGAAGGCATGGTTGTAACTATAGAGCCTGGTATATATGTGCCAGAACTTGGAGGAGTAAGAATTGAAGATGATGTACTTATAACTCAAGATGGGTGTATGAGATTGACTATATCTACCAAAGATTTAATAGTTGTAAATTAA
- a CDS encoding PatB family C-S lyase encodes MYNFDDRPDRVSEKCRKWDLNIIRDKFGDIREDFVPMWIADMDFKIPTEIESKFIEAVKRGVFGYTYCYDEFYDSVIGWQNDMHKVNVEREWITLTYGTVSTLHYVVQAFCKKGDSIILNTPVYDPFESSAKKQGVNVVCNTLDVINDRYYINFDRLESQIKENKPKLMMFCTPHNPSGRIWSIEEMTKVATICKENNVILVADEVHAEHIHYGEFNSILKLERELLENIILLTSPNKGFNLGGLKTSYSIVINKDIRDTFRKKLKQNSITSPNVFGIIGLITAYDECREWLKNVNEYIKSNYELLENWVNKYEKIKLMKMESSYLAWMDISNLGLSASEFTDRLAVNTGVLIEDGSHFVKDGEKYVRINLGTQKENVIEALNRMDLFVKSL; translated from the coding sequence ATGTATAATTTTGATGATAGGCCAGATAGAGTAAGTGAAAAGTGTAGAAAGTGGGATTTAAATATTATAAGAGATAAATTTGGAGATATTAGAGAAGATTTTGTACCAATGTGGATTGCTGATATGGATTTTAAAATACCAACAGAAATAGAAAGTAAATTTATTGAAGCTGTAAAAAGAGGTGTATTTGGATATACATACTGTTATGATGAATTTTATGATTCAGTTATTGGGTGGCAAAATGATATGCATAAAGTAAATGTAGAAAGAGAATGGATTACATTGACTTATGGAACTGTGTCAACACTTCACTATGTAGTACAAGCTTTTTGTAAAAAAGGAGATAGTATAATATTAAATACACCAGTTTATGACCCATTTGAATCATCAGCTAAAAAGCAGGGTGTAAATGTAGTTTGTAATACATTAGATGTGATAAATGATAGATATTATATAAATTTTGATAGATTAGAATCTCAAATTAAAGAAAATAAACCTAAGTTAATGATGTTTTGTACACCACATAATCCATCAGGAAGAATTTGGTCAATTGAAGAAATGACGAAAGTAGCAACTATATGTAAAGAAAACAATGTTATTTTAGTTGCAGATGAAGTACATGCAGAGCATATTCATTATGGCGAATTTAATTCTATTCTTAAGCTTGAAAGGGAACTTTTAGAAAATATTATCCTATTGACATCACCAAATAAAGGGTTTAATCTTGGAGGATTAAAGACCTCTTATTCAATCGTCATAAATAAGGATATAAGAGATACTTTTAGAAAGAAACTAAAACAAAATTCTATAACTTCTCCAAATGTATTTGGAATAATAGGATTAATAACAGCTTATGATGAATGTAGAGAGTGGTTAAAGAACGTAAATGAGTATATAAAATCAAATTATGAACTTTTAGAGAATTGGGTAAATAAATATGAGAAGATTAAACTAATGAAGATGGAATCGTCTTATTTAGCTTGGATGGACATAAGCAATCTAGGACTAAGTGCAAGTGAATTTACAGATAGGTTAGCTGTCAATACAGGAGTGCTAATAGAAGATGGAAGTCACTTTGTAAAAGATGGAGAAAAGTATGTTAGGATAAATTTAGGAACTCAAAAAGAAAATGTAATTGAGGCATTAAATAGAATGGATTTGTTTGTAAAGTCGTTATAA
- a CDS encoding helix-turn-helix transcriptional regulator — MKNRVEDLRKKKGLNQEDFAKILKVSRQTISSIENGKYNPSLELAFQISDFFEMSIEEIFLWKEK; from the coding sequence TTGAAAAATCGTGTAGAGGATTTAAGAAAGAAAAAAGGTCTTAATCAAGAAGATTTTGCAAAAATTCTTAAGGTTTCAAGGCAGACGATTAGTTCTATTGAAAATGGAAAATATAATCCATCTTTAGAACTTGCATTTCAAATATCTGATTTTTTTGAAATGTCGATTGAAGAAATATTTTTATGGAAGGAGAAATAG
- a CDS encoding tellurium resistance protein TerC, translating into MEKRNLRIGIVFVVLGVIFLFLCLMNGDKLGSLFAGLAGGFGFGGISAIYRYFYWNKHKEEYKEKLEIENINLHDERNVMYRDKAGRYAYIVCMIIIPISAFVFSVLNALDIYNSLVIIIYLFVLWIVLYVVGVIYYRKLKSNG; encoded by the coding sequence ATGGAAAAGAGAAATTTAAGAATAGGAATTGTATTTGTAGTTTTAGGTGTTATTTTCTTGTTTCTTTGTTTAATGAATGGTGATAAGTTAGGTTCTTTGTTTGCTGGACTAGCAGGAGGTTTTGGATTTGGTGGAATTTCTGCCATTTATCGTTACTTTTACTGGAATAAGCATAAAGAAGAATACAAAGAAAAGCTCGAAATAGAAAACATTAATCTTCATGATGAAAGAAATGTTATGTATAGAGATAAAGCAGGAAGATATGCTTACATTGTATGTATGATAATAATTCCTATATCTGCTTTTGTTTTCTCTGTACTAAATGCATTAGATATATACAACTCATTGGTAATAATCATATATTTATTTGTTTTGTGGATTGTTTTATATGTTGTAGGAGTTATTTATTATCGAAAGTTAAAGAGTAATGGGTAG
- a CDS encoding FAD:protein FMN transferase: MNKKKITFIFVILILALILFSFFRSSSQNTKYSKTSYYLGTVNEVTIFNIKESKSDKILNECDSILRYIDNKMSTHIPGSDVSKINDNAGKDFVKVSDDTFFVVQEAIEYSKLSNGYFDITVGPLSNLWAIGTDKAKVPNNSEINELLPLIDYKNIILDEKNKSIKLAKEDMKIDLGAIAKGYAADKIVGYLKSEGIKKALVNLGGNIFTLEDSKNNKPFKIGIQDPTSKNGESIGNIETTNKSVVTSGIYERFIEKDGKIYHHMLNPFTGYPFENNLSSVTIISDKSINCDALSTSTFGLGLEKGMDLINSIDNVDAIFITKDKKVYLTNGIQNNFKLTDKAFSIKKFNK; the protein is encoded by the coding sequence ATGAATAAGAAAAAAATCACATTTATTTTTGTGATATTGATTTTAGCATTAATTTTATTTTCATTTTTTAGGAGTTCAAGTCAAAATACTAAATATAGTAAGACAAGCTATTACCTTGGTACAGTAAATGAAGTTACTATATTTAATATAAAAGAATCAAAAAGTGATAAAATTTTAAATGAATGTGATTCAATTTTAAGATATATTGATAACAAGATGAGTACCCATATACCAGGAAGCGATGTTTCTAAAATAAATGATAATGCTGGTAAAGATTTTGTCAAAGTTTCTGATGATACATTTTTTGTTGTACAAGAGGCTATAGAATACTCTAAGTTGTCAAATGGATACTTTGACATAACAGTTGGTCCACTATCCAATCTATGGGCAATTGGAACAGACAAGGCTAAAGTCCCAAATAACTCTGAGATAAACGAACTTCTGCCGCTCATTGATTACAAAAATATTATATTAGATGAAAAAAATAAATCTATAAAGTTAGCTAAAGAAGATATGAAAATTGATTTAGGGGCAATAGCTAAAGGATATGCTGCTGATAAAATCGTAGGCTATTTGAAATCAGAAGGTATAAAAAAAGCTTTAGTAAACTTGGGAGGTAATATATTTACTCTAGAAGATAGCAAAAATAACAAACCTTTTAAAATTGGTATTCAAGACCCAACTAGCAAAAATGGAGAATCTATAGGGAATATAGAAACTACAAATAAATCTGTTGTTACATCTGGAATTTATGAGAGATTTATAGAAAAAGACGGTAAAATATATCACCATATGTTAAATCCATTTACAGGATACCCTTTTGAAAACAACTTAAGCAGTGTTACAATAATCTCTGATAAATCTATTAATTGTGATGCTTTATCCACTTCTACATTTGGACTTGGACTTGAAAAAGGTATGGATTTAATTAATAGTATTGATAATGTAGATGCTATATTTATAACCAAAGATAAAAAAGTATATTTAACTAATGGCATACAAAATAATTTTAAACTTACAGACAAAGCTTTTTCTATTAAAAAGTTCAATAAATAA
- a CDS encoding NusG domain II-containing protein, with product MKKKDILLILGVLIVITACYGIINVINSKNAGSIEIYVDNKLYKTVSINTKEEFKIENRGGYNIVKIHDKGVEIIDASCPDKVCVHTGFINKPSQSIVCIPNRVSIKINTNEKNDNQEDIISK from the coding sequence ATGAAGAAAAAAGACATTCTTCTTATTTTAGGTGTTTTGATTGTTATCACAGCATGTTATGGAATAATAAATGTTATAAATTCTAAAAATGCTGGAAGTATTGAAATTTATGTAGATAATAAATTGTATAAGACTGTTTCAATAAATACCAAAGAAGAATTTAAAATAGAAAATAGAGGAGGGTACAATATAGTTAAAATTCATGACAAAGGTGTGGAGATAATAGATGCTTCATGTCCTGATAAGGTGTGTGTACATACAGGTTTTATAAACAAACCAAGTCAAAGTATAGTTTGTATACCTAACAGAGTGAGCATAAAAATAAATACTAATGAAAAAAATGACAATCAAGAGGACATAATTTCTAAATAA
- a CDS encoding uracil-DNA glycosylase, protein MVNLGNDWNELLKEEFEKEYYLNLRKFLIDEYKTRQIFPNMHNIYEALKHTSYKDTKVLILGQDPYHGDNQAHGLAFSVQPQVKTPPSLLNMYKELKEDLGCFIPNNGYLMPWADQGVLLLNTALTVRAHEANSHKNKGWEIFTDRVISILSDREDPVIFVLWGSNARKKVELIDTSKHYILEAPHPSPLSASKGFFGCKHFSKINEILEKLGKEPINWQIENI, encoded by the coding sequence ATGGTTAATTTAGGAAACGATTGGAATGAATTATTAAAGGAAGAATTTGAAAAAGAATATTATTTAAATTTAAGAAAATTCCTTATAGATGAATATAAGACACGTCAAATTTTTCCTAATATGCATAACATATATGAAGCTTTAAAACACACTTCATATAAAGATACAAAAGTTTTAATACTAGGACAAGACCCCTATCATGGAGATAATCAAGCTCATGGTTTAGCTTTTTCAGTTCAACCACAAGTAAAAACTCCACCATCTCTATTAAATATGTACAAAGAGTTGAAAGAAGATTTAGGATGCTTTATACCTAATAATGGATACTTAATGCCTTGGGCAGACCAAGGTGTGTTACTTTTAAATACAGCACTTACTGTTAGAGCACATGAAGCCAATTCTCATAAAAATAAAGGGTGGGAAATTTTCACAGATAGAGTGATTTCTATTTTAAGTGACCGTGAAGACCCAGTAATTTTTGTACTGTGGGGAAGTAATGCGCGTAAAAAAGTAGAATTGATTGATACAAGTAAGCATTATATTTTGGAAGCACCTCATCCAAGTCCATTATCAGCAAGTAAAGGTTTTTTTGGATGTAAGCACTTCTCTAAGATAAATGAAATTCTCGAAAAGCTAGGAAAAGAACCTATCAATTGGCAGATAGAAAATATATAA
- a CDS encoding G5 domain-containing protein: protein MNLKKLSNVKVSAMAVVLSVGILSGYSALNKQVTLVVKGEERTVSTFSSNVGDLLEAQNISYDGNDIVSLDVNSKLSNGDKIEVIDVKEKTVVETKDIPFEVTVVEDNSLSKGDSKVKEEGKAGKSELVYKETYHNGKKVEKEFVKKVVTSEPVNKVVNKGTKVEMQVASSRGESSRRMASSSSSSSSSNNGRSMRVVATAYSGHSITATGTKPKWGTIAVDPKVIPYGTKVYIPQFDMVFTAEDCGGAIKGNKIDIFMNDSKTVYNWGRKTIDIRILK from the coding sequence ATGAATTTAAAGAAATTGAGTAATGTTAAAGTCTCGGCAATGGCGGTTGTTTTATCAGTTGGAATTTTATCTGGATACTCTGCACTTAATAAACAAGTAACATTAGTAGTAAAAGGAGAAGAAAGAACTGTATCTACATTTAGTTCTAATGTAGGAGACCTTTTGGAAGCCCAAAACATTAGCTATGATGGAAATGATATAGTTAGTTTGGATGTAAATTCAAAGTTATCTAATGGAGATAAAATAGAAGTAATTGATGTTAAGGAAAAAACAGTTGTAGAGACTAAAGACATTCCGTTTGAAGTTACAGTTGTTGAAGATAACTCTTTGTCAAAAGGAGATTCTAAAGTTAAAGAAGAAGGAAAAGCTGGTAAAAGTGAATTAGTATATAAAGAAACTTATCACAATGGCAAGAAAGTAGAAAAGGAATTTGTGAAAAAAGTTGTTACATCTGAGCCAGTTAATAAAGTTGTAAATAAAGGAACAAAAGTAGAAATGCAAGTAGCTTCATCAAGGGGAGAAAGTTCAAGAAGGATGGCTTCATCTTCTTCAAGTAGTAGCAGTAGTAACAATGGTAGAAGTATGAGAGTTGTAGCAACTGCATATTCTGGTCATAGTATAACTGCAACAGGAACAAAGCCTAAGTGGGGAACAATAGCTGTAGACCCTAAGGTTATACCATATGGAACGAAAGTATATATACCTCAATTTGATATGGTATTTACTGCTGAAGACTGTGGTGGTGCGATAAAAGGAAATAAAATTGATATATTTATGAATGACTCAAAGACAGTTTATAATTGGGGAAGAAAAACTATAGATATACGTATATTAAAATAA
- a CDS encoding tRNA threonylcarbamoyladenosine dehydratase: MENNFTTRTSFLVGDDGIEKLKNSNVIVFGVGGVGSFTVEALARAGVGNLTIVDFDDVDITNINRQIPALHSTVGKYKVDVMEERILDINPNINIKKIRNLYNKDTSSEILTERYDYVVDAIDMVSSKIHLIETCEKRGLKIISSMGMGNKLDPTKIVVTDIHKTSTCPLAKVMRKELRDRGIKKLKVVYSTEQPIELKKKVMNGKKVTPGSVSFVPSVGGLVIASVIVNELLG, translated from the coding sequence ATGGAAAATAACTTTACAACGAGAACTAGTTTTCTAGTTGGAGATGATGGTATAGAAAAACTTAAAAATTCAAATGTAATAGTATTTGGAGTTGGAGGAGTAGGTAGTTTTACTGTTGAAGCTTTAGCAAGAGCTGGAGTGGGTAATCTCACTATTGTTGATTTTGATGATGTAGATATAACAAATATAAATAGACAAATACCAGCATTACATTCAACTGTGGGAAAATATAAAGTCGATGTTATGGAAGAAAGAATTTTAGATATAAATCCTAATATTAATATAAAAAAAATAAGAAATCTTTATAATAAAGATACTAGTAGTGAAATACTAACAGAAAGATATGATTATGTTGTGGATGCAATAGATATGGTAAGCTCGAAGATACATTTAATTGAAACATGTGAAAAAAGAGGTTTAAAAATAATAAGTTCTATGGGTATGGGAAATAAATTGGACCCAACTAAAATAGTTGTTACTGATATACACAAAACAAGTACTTGTCCTTTAGCTAAAGTCATGAGAAAAGAGCTTAGAGATAGAGGAATTAAAAAATTAAAGGTGGTATATTCAACTGAACAACCAATAGAACTTAAAAAGAAAGTCATGAATGGTAAAAAGGTAACACCAGGTAGTGTATCATTTGTGCCATCTGTTGGAGGTCTAGTAATTGCATCTGTAATAGTTAATGAATTATTAGGGTAA